The Rosa rugosa chromosome 1, drRosRugo1.1, whole genome shotgun sequence genomic sequence TTGGATCAGTTTTGACTCCAAACCGTCTCTATGCCAAAGTGAGCGGTTTAGGCATTTTGGAAAAccggtcataaaaaaaaaaactcaatccaACCCAATCCAATCTaattaaagatggtttggtttggtcggttaggcggttttcacctatataatattaacatgctatttatgaaaaaattcatagtaaaaattcaatctcaagaattgaaattatgttaaattatctaaatttaaaattcaataattaaaatccaaaacatatagtccaaaactaaaacctaaattaGATTCAAAGTGATTCGGTTATTTAACGACTTAGCCATCAATACTAGCTTAATATGATAGTATTAAAGGTCAAGgaatgagagattgagataTTAGAGATGTGATATGAAAGGATCAAAAAAAATTGTAGCGATTATATACTAAGGTTTTAGGCCTTTGGGCCTTGAATTCAATATGATAGTATATcatttgagaataaagttataattggagatttagaacttacttagaacaaacctgacaaatgaatatatttttattatgtgtgtatatatataaaaaaaaaaactttttctctTATATTTCAAACATATCGGTCGGTTCGGGTTCCACGGTTTAAGTACAAGAGGAACCAAACCAACCCAGttcataaatggtttggttcggtattgaactaattttcaatttttaaagttaaaaattaaccaaaccatatttatCGGTCGATTTTGGCCGGTTTGTACCATATTTTGCACACCCCTACATACATTACTTATGTTCCTGCTTGTAGTATTTTGATGATAGAGCTAGAGAAGGATATCATAATTAGATGATGATCTAACATCGTTGTTGTAGTTGACGCCATCATTGTCGACATGCATACATTGCTTATGCTCCTGCTTATGATTCTTTTTCTCGATTTacatttgattgaattacaCATACCTCACCATTTCATAACTCCTCATTCAACATTGCTTTAGaaacatatttttgtttttactcTTATGCGTTAGGTAAGCCCGTAGAACATCGAGGATGACAGATTAGCAATAAAGAGTTGATCAGTAACATCATCTAAATTGAAGCATTGGTACTATTACCcaattggtaatttgacatgagttgacaaagtcaactatagctttaaaaaaaaaaaatccaaatatcaattttgaaggtatgaatagaaaccccttatttaaatgggtatttttgTTAAATTGCTCTTGAATATAGGTCATGTATCATGCACATGTTAGTTTTTAACAGAAGTTAGTGATTGATacaatttaaaatgaaatcgaaaagtttaGGTACCGGTTGGGATTATAATTAAAGTTCGTGCACCATTAATTAGATATAGGATAAGTTTAGGTACCATTAATGATAACTAGACAGGTCTCACACACTTTGTGTGTGAAaatgtatatttttttatacAGTGAGTGGGAATTTTTTATATAAGAGTTGGTACGTAGATTTTTCTACATACTTATCTGTTTCTTACTTTCACcattttttcaatttattttttaaatgactATATTACCCTTATATATTATatgagttttaattttttttaatatttcatgGTCATTTCGGTATATTTCGGTATATTATATGAGTTTAGGGGGcgcgaaggttgactttttatacgttgagtTTCTCCGAAAAATTCCTtcatgttaatgctcaaagtccggctgtagccgaaccttcgtttaacgcgggtccggtgggcggaccgctactctgtagactCGGTGATctccgctagctgtcaaatgaaagacagggcgtcagagggagaccgcgttgggcggtcttcacttctccgatacctaagtcagtcaatgcatatagacagcataacaataaatgagtagtaaatgcgtaattaatgagaagagaggagagaaccttttataggtgaggagaaggctgatcttctccttgttttcgatgtgggactgatgtgcttcagcgtcaggagcttctgatgctatcttggcacggcgcatggcggcgcgtcggcggccatttgggggtgatccgaggctcaggcggtagctcgcctggctgtgtatccgtaggctactcctttggcgggaatcagtacctctggcggtaccatgagcgtagcccaatatagctaattatgcttgtaaatgtacatgtatgtacacttcacgaaagtcgtagagcgcgtcaatATGAGTTAGTGGACATGCGGTACgcagaaatcggagttcgtatgtgaaagttatggtcagcggaaAATCtactattttcggaaatttactataaataggggttttttgaaaaaggaaattaCTTTCCTTTTTCGTCAGTTTCCAGAAATTTCTAGAAgctctgttctctctcttcttttcgcTCGACTCAACCTGAACCCGCAAAACTCGACCTGGCCGAAACTTGTAACTCTGGCGACAACAGACCACAGGACCAACCCAGAACCATTCAAAGCTACGTCGCCTACCTCCCTTTGGTGGTGGTTTGCTCCGATTCTTACGCACGGCGGCGGATCAAAGCTCCAAAGTTTGGCAGCGGTGAGATCTAACCAGAACTTTCTCCTTGGGCGACGGCAGCGGCACAAACTTGGCTTATTGAGCTCGCAGCAGCCTCCTCCTTCGACCTATGGTGGTAGTTTTGATCGATTCACGTTGGAATCGGATCAACTCACGGTGAATAGTGCGTGGGAGCTTATGATTGCGATAGGCGGCGATCTAGGCCgagttggcttgaaccccaAGTATTAAAGTTTCTCTACTTggtattcttgacattttggacggttggattaatgtggttttcagttttggctGGTAGTGGTTGTGCAACCGCCTGTGGCAGTGCTTTGACGGcattccggccatgtaagggacaaTTTCTGATTTAATATATCAtttactcgtcgatacgagcgttttgatatataatacgtaatatttggagatcgtatgaatatgttatgatttttacggtttcgaaccgttcgattattcgatccgtgaggatttgagtgtTCGAtagacttgtggttttgacatattGATCGTAGAGGTATtccagagactttgggtggtctcggatgtggtttcgcctcgatttgcgtcacttttgtggttttagttcaaaacggggGTTTCATACTTTAATCGCTTGTGATTCGTGTACTAAGTTggaaccgtatgtgattagatACTTGACAGAGTTGTGTTGAGCGGATTGGGACGATTGTTCTTATCTTGGTTagtgtgtgaagacgcagcgggattcagaggtgagtaaatctcacgatattcgTTATGAGTAGAGttaattaccatattgtcttggagttattagtTTAACTGTGAcaatagttggtattagtggcattcctgagtgaatgactacgtgtgtgtgtgtgtgtgtgtgtgtatatatatatatatatttacgtgaaatgtATTGGTGGCTTCGTTGTGATGTGAACAATATTTTGAAATCAATTTATTATTGTTCGAGAATGGTGAAAATTGTGTATTAAGTTATGATTGTAGAATCTCATTTGTTGAGATACCATGAGTCTAGTATGACCATCTTAATTGGTGCTTTAATATATAGTAgattgtgtaggaatatttgtgtaatgatcggtgaaatcagtgtgatgaatctttgtgatgattgtcacgtaaagcttgtgtaggaatatctgtgtaatgaatcggTGGCATCAGTATGATGATTTTTGTAATGATTGTTGTGTAAAGCATGTGAGAATATATGGGTGATGAccggtgaaatctgtgtgatgatcagtaggacgATTGCTATCTGTTTGATGACCGatggaatctgtgtgatgatcagtaggatgatttctatctgtgtgatgaccagtGTGATAACTGCTCTGTAGAGGAAtttaattgttattaagttaacaacgaTCGAGAGGACTGCTATGATGGTCGGAGCTACCTACAAATGTCAGAGTATGGGGTTGTGATGATTTCGATgacttgaattgtttgttttaatgtaacctcctgaactaaaactatacgcaggggttactatgaattgttccacattgttttgaattgtgattgccttattttcttcttaGTTTTATTTGTTGATGGTTTGATTGATCTTAAAGGTcatagtggtgacgattgtACTCTGTGGTAAGGATCGGAAGGTGATTCATTCATTTTCAcatttgatgtcatgttgatgacaaaggcttctAGTGGGGAGGAAATGAGTGTGATTTTGGAATTCGCCGTAGTGCGTTAAAATGGTATCAAATATTGCTCGAGGAAGTTTTGTTTGActgaaatttgtgtaattggatgctaggttgagaatctgagcatgtgGTTTTAGTCATGAGTTGACGTATGTAAGCATGATATGGAAGGATATGAAATTGATGGTTGTAGGTGTGAGTTATATATGTGCTTAACGTTGTTTAGgatgaggtgacttaagaatgtgtttctgctttttggttttgagtttacttatacaagctttcataagcttaccgggtttgctGTGTGAcaacctggtgcactattctatggtgtaggggttaatcttgcagatcagggtaatcgtggctgaagctgaggtagcgtgctggcagctttacggtaggaagccaattttgtgactttacctttgttaagacttccgcttgtagtaagctttgaggagcatttacttattattttgttgtggcaatttaatttgtaaacttgtgtaatatatgactctgcgtaacgagtatatattgacattgtggTTCAGGAcatcaatatgtacttggtttaaaaagaaaaagttttctaggtattttgtattgatggctgaatcatcacgcatgtataattatgagattatatattgatttttaattctGCGTAATGTTTTGGAACGACCTGGAGGATGTAGCCTTTTCTGATCACTTTCATTCAGACTCCCATCACCATCTGCATTAcaattttcattatttctaaaaaaaggaaaacacaaTTGAGTATATAAGAATTCACGAAAGGCAAAACATGCAGGTACTGAATCCATTACGCTCTTCCTCATACCAAAATCCATTACAGCTGGTTTCAACATTATAACAAAAAATTAAGTTTGAAGTCTGATTCAACCGAGagtgaacaaaaacaaaaaaacttcaACAAAACATTACAGCTGCATGAAGGCTCAAACCCggaaaatcaatcaaaaaaccTGAcgacatgaaaaaaaaaaaaaaaaaacaccgaaagtgatcaaattgaaaTGGGTCAAAATACCTGAAAACATAACCAAAGAGAGCGTAGCTTAGCGGAAGTCGAAACGGATCGAATTGAAATGGGTCTTCTCTCCCTATTGTTCTTCACCTCTCACCCTCTCTGTACTTCTCCGGAGCAAAGACGCAAAGCCTTTGAATATCACCTCTCTCTCGATCGTTCTTGAACTCTCTTTGCTCTCTGTTCGTGCAGCAAAGAAACAGAGCCACGCGGAGTCCAACAGGAGACGAACACCTGTCTGAGCCTCTGAGGTACTCAAGTAGAAAGGCATCGAATGGAAGGGCAAAAGAGTCACGACACTGTATTACTGTTCATCACTATTCATTGAACAGTGACAATCCCATTTTACTTTTGTATATTTATAATAATgatgagaaaagagagaaatttAAATGAGGGTATTTGAGACTTTTAATTCCTTTATATGGTTATTTTTCAACTTTTTTGAAAAACGTAGTTAAAAGTcagtttgaatttgaatggttaaaagttaaaacaggTTATTTATCAAAATTTTGCATAAATAACCctccgtgaaaaatgaaaatatctcAAAAAGAAAACCGGCCCAACGCCACAACTAAATAAAGTGAAATCGACGATACACACAAAAAGCGAGACCGAGACGGCGGAAGAAACCCTAAATCCCTATCCGATTCGATCTCTGAAGACATGGATAGCAATTTCTCAGGGGCGATTGCAAAATTGAGAGGAGCGTCGGACGATGAGATCTCGATGGGGCAGCCCAATAGCTCCGAGGGTATGAAAACTCCTTCCTCTTCTCTTTAATCTTGTGGTTTATTTCGTTGCCGCAATCAGTAATTTTGTGCTATCCATCAGCCAAAACAAAGGTCTCACCGATCACCGATCATACTGATTTGGTCCTGGAGGGTATGCAAATTGCTTCGTTTCTATTGTAATATTGAAAATATATTTACTTAGCATGTTGTTTATTATGTTGTAGAATTTCGTTCCTCAAGCGCTACAATATTTTCGTTTCCCAGAAAACCCCCTAATCCTGTGCAACACACACTTGATTTATGTAGTAGAATTTTGTTGTTGCAGAGCCAGATCGCCTAGGGAAAAAACCCGGCAAGGACATTGCACACCCCGCAAAACCAGACATCAGTGCTGCTGCAGCCAGTCTCAACCCTAAATTAGCCGCCCTTTCTCTGGGAAACAAAGGTACTTCCTTCTCTTTTTATAGTAAAAATATGTATGATGCTTTTGGTTTATGTAGTAGACTTGGTTTCTGGGAGATATGTTATGCCTAGAGAGCCGAAGCTCTAGCTTTTTCTAAGAATGTTGCATATATTGTAATTTTATTAGTTTCTAAGAATAAGTACGGGCAGATTTGAGAATTTTACGTCTTTGACTTTGTTGCCCATGATTATGTTTATATCATTTAAGCTTCCTTCCTATTAATTTTGAAGTTCATCTCAAATAAAGGGAAACGGTTGTGCTCTGGACCAAAAGGTCGTATTTCTCGAAGGCGCAATCGAAAAGATAAGGGAGCGTCCATTGGTCTAGGTATTATCAATGGACTGAGATTTCAATATAGTGTTATGTTTTTCACTATTTTGTTGGCTATGAGTGATAGATAAAGATTGACAATGAAAAAGTCCCATATCTATATGTTTTACTTTATCTTTGGCCATTATTGATGGTTCAAAATTTCTGTGTATTCCTTGCTTCATTTTTGTCCTTGATCAATGACTTGAGTTAAGAAAGCTTGTTGATCCATTTGGTTATTCAAGTATAATTCTCGATCAAACATTGTTTTTGTAAGTTCCTTTCGCACATCTGGACAAACTAAAGTTATAATTGAGTTCTCTTGTTTGTACAAATTGATTCATAGCTTTGCCATTAATAACCTTGAGGTAGTACTGTCTCTGTTTGCATTATTTGAATGAGAAAGAACAATTCGTAAAAGGGCCTTTATTTAAATGGGTGAGATGACATACTTGGCAGTGTATGGATCATTAATAACATGTGCTCTCCAGCCGGGGGATTATTTCCCAGTATTTCTCTAATTGGCCTATGTTTTATAAATGTATACCAGTATACGTGCAATTGGTTTGATTTCTTGGGCAGTTTCTGTTTTCATTTATACTGGGTGTAGATGTAACAttactttgattttttttttttttttgtttgggggggggggggggtgggagATGTGTTCTTTGATGTCATTTTTATATCCAGCAAAATTAACAATTTATGATAAATCAAGTTGCTAGTAGGTACTGTTAGCAGCATCAgaattctttcttttatttattatttggtATCTAACAATAGAACCTCAAATTAGCAGGCATCAAGTCCAAAGAACCAAAGGCTACTGGAGTGTCagacaaaaacaataaaaaagtgGCTGCAGTTGCTTCTTCTACTTCTGTCGTCACCGAAAGAGGAGGATGTCAGATCTGCGGTCATGATCACCAGCACATTCGTTGCCCATACTTGGAGTTGGTTCCACCTGGCGGAACTGTTGGCCCTGACTATCTAGTAGTATGTGGCGAATGTGGTTATGAGTTAAAGCAGCCTATTCCGGCTTGTTGTTGGTCGTGCGGTTATTGGGGAGGACGTGTGGTGGGGGTGTCTACCTTTGATTATAGATTTCGTTACTACCTAGATGAATTTTATATAGAAGAACCAGTTACGGCAGAGTACATGGACCCAGACAAGTACCCAGAACAAAAACCTGAAGAACCAGTTACGGCAGAGTACATGGACCCAGACAAGTACACACAACAAAAACCTGTAATGGCACAGTCCTCCTCATTGTAAGTTATTTGTGCAAGTAAATTTGCTTCACTAGTGATATGACTCATGACAAGTTATTTATGCGGGCATGTAATTAAGTTTCACCAGTGGGAGGATGCCAAGAGAACATGGCCTCTGTTTTAGTTGAGCTTTTAACGATGTGTTGGTTGCTCTGGTTAAAGATATTGGCTCCAGAAGGGGATTTGGTTGCAGTAACTTAAACACTACTTGATGGATGGACCCTTCatgtagtttttattttttactcttTCTATAATGGTTGCAGGATTTCATTTTTTGCCTATGCAGTTTTTCTGTTTTCGTACACATGTTTTGTCTTgatatatctttttcttttatctttggTTTGACTTTGGTCTGAAATTCATTCATTGAACGAAGTTCAAAGGCACAAGTCACTGTGCAATTGAaatatgaaatgaaaaatagcCAGGGTTGAATGTCCTCCTTTTAGTTTGAAATTCACTCGTTAAGAGAAGTTGAAAGGTAGAAGGCTGTTATACAACTGAATTCTAAAGAGAAATCCGTGATCTAGACTATGTTATAGGTTAAGCTGCTACGtctgaaagaaagagaaaaaagcaCGAAAAAAAAGGGacactaaaaaataaaaataaaacttccACTGTAGGGGGGAAAAGAAACGTCTTCTACTGTTCAACGTAGTTCGCACTTGTAGTAAGGGAGGTTGAAAGTTGCAAATTGCCAAATCAAATTGAAAACTGGAGGTTACGGTACAGCTGAGATTTGGAGATTACAGTTCAATAAAAATAAGCTTTTCCTCCCAAAGTTGTTGAAGCCTTTGAACGTGAGAATTAAGAAAGCTTGAGCAGAATCTCCAGCCAATGGTTGAATTCGAAAGAGGGAGAGTCCAGTGGCGGATTCATAAACTTTTAGCAGGATGGGCGAGACTAAAATTAAACGGTCATTCAATAGCAAAAGAATATTACTCTTATAGGTGAAGATCAATAAAAATTCATTGatcacaacatatatatatatacagatcatatccagagcggagctccgctttgaaattaacgtgtgaagttcgagtttttggtcacttttcggtcgcatatccacatctcgaccgttcagtttttaggtactattgtatagatcatctctgcaaattttcagctaaattgatgatcgttaaggtatctaaatcgcttaaaccaattgacagactgaatctgtcaacctgaaccgtactagctttaagggagttatcaatgccttaatgatcatcattttggctgaaaatttgcagagatgatctatacaatagtacctaaaaacttaacggtcgagatgtggatgtgcgaccgaaaagtgaccaaaaactcgaacttcacacgttaatataggatatgtatatacatatacagatcctatctagagcgaggcctcgctctgaaattaaagtgcgaggttagagtttagggtcacttttcggtctcatatccacatctcaaccgttcagtttttaggtactaatgtatagatcatctttgcaaaatttcagccaaattgatgatctttaaagtatctaactcgcttaaaccagtggacgaactgaatatgtccaacctgaaccgtactagctataaggtagttatcaatgccttaacgaccatcaatttggctgaaattttgcagagatgatctatacattagtacctaaaaactgaaaggtcaagatgtggatatgagaccgaaaagtggccctaaactccaacctcgcactttaattccAGAAcggcctcactctggataggatctgtatatatttatatatatataatttacaaaTAAATATTATTTACTATAATTCAAAAAATTCtttaagaacaaaaaaataagggtgcggctattgccaccctaccattttctttgtttaccctacaaacatttgaattattgaaagactatattacccaagtgcaaaatgactaataagtacactaattttctaaatctaaatatgtaagaaaaaaaataaatgtataagtaattaattaaatacaaaaactacttaatttctcattggatagcattaatctttatcttctcaatccaaatttgaatttattactatttttttgtctttttgttgcctcgtcatcgttaattcgttattcaactCACAAAACCATTAtctttaacttcatcaaaatctttgcaaaaTTCTTTATGAACAccgaaaataaaaatttaaaacacgaagaaaaaaaaatcaatctcttcttcattgatcatagttgtaaatttactaatctttttacataaattgaaatagagaacattgaaattcctgataaaaaaaaaataaaaaaaacattgaaattgaaagaaatttttttttttaaatgggagtaaattagattatgattttattaggaaactttaataaattttaattttttatgagtataaattaaatgagagattttcgttaaaaatatttattttttaattggatatgtcatataaggatatttttggaaagagaaatgagttaaataagtaaatttaataactgaaattaaaatgtagggtgtaatgagcaagtagggtgaacaaagaaaataatatgttgGCAATAGCCGCGCCCAAAA encodes the following:
- the LOC133725242 gene encoding uncharacterized protein LOC133725242 isoform X2, with product MDSNFSGAIAKLRGASDDEISMGQPNSSEEPDRLGKKPGKDIAHPAKPDISAAAASLNPKLAALSLGNKGKRLCSGPKGRISRRRNRKDKGASIGLGIKSKEPKATGVSDKNNKKVAAVASSTSVVTERGGCQICGHDHQHIRCPYLELVPPGGTVGPDYLVVCGECGYELKQPIPACCWSCGYWGGRVVGVSTFDYRFRYYLDEFYIEEPVTAEYMDPDKYPEQKPEEPVTAEYMDPDKYTQQKPVMAQSSSL
- the LOC133725242 gene encoding uncharacterized protein LOC133725242 isoform X1 — its product is MDSNFSGAIAKLRGASDDEISMGQPNSSEAKTKVSPITDHTDLVLEEPDRLGKKPGKDIAHPAKPDISAAAASLNPKLAALSLGNKGKRLCSGPKGRISRRRNRKDKGASIGLGIKSKEPKATGVSDKNNKKVAAVASSTSVVTERGGCQICGHDHQHIRCPYLELVPPGGTVGPDYLVVCGECGYELKQPIPACCWSCGYWGGRVVGVSTFDYRFRYYLDEFYIEEPVTAEYMDPDKYPEQKPEEPVTAEYMDPDKYTQQKPVMAQSSSL
- the LOC133725242 gene encoding uncharacterized protein LOC133725242 isoform X4; translation: MDSNFSGAIAKLRGASDDEISMGQPNSSEEPDRLGKKPGKDIAHPAKPDISAAAASLNPKLAALSLGNKGIKSKEPKATGVSDKNNKKVAAVASSTSVVTERGGCQICGHDHQHIRCPYLELVPPGGTVGPDYLVVCGECGYELKQPIPACCWSCGYWGGRVVGVSTFDYRFRYYLDEFYIEEPVTAEYMDPDKYPEQKPEEPVTAEYMDPDKYTQQKPVMAQSSSL
- the LOC133725242 gene encoding uncharacterized protein LOC133725242 isoform X3, whose product is MDSNFSGAIAKLRGASDDEISMGQPNSSEAKTKVSPITDHTDLVLEEPDRLGKKPGKDIAHPAKPDISAAAASLNPKLAALSLGNKGIKSKEPKATGVSDKNNKKVAAVASSTSVVTERGGCQICGHDHQHIRCPYLELVPPGGTVGPDYLVVCGECGYELKQPIPACCWSCGYWGGRVVGVSTFDYRFRYYLDEFYIEEPVTAEYMDPDKYPEQKPEEPVTAEYMDPDKYTQQKPVMAQSSSL